In the bacterium genome, one interval contains:
- a CDS encoding DUF3883 domain-containing protein codes for MIPKACKSFPEVGFPIVTLRPHGTGGVRSGQLRLIELKGLAGSTGTILLTQNERRVAEDRRDCYWLYVVTDCLPRRGTRRR; via the coding sequence ATGATTCCAAAGGCCTGCAAGTCTTTTCCAGAAGTGGGCTTCCCGATCGTGACGCTGCGCCCGCACGGGACTGGAGGGGTTCGAAGTGGTCAACTCCGGCTCATCGAACTGAAGGGCCTGGCCGGTTCGACGGGGACGATTCTGCTGACGCAGAACGAACGTCGCGTCGCCGAGGACCGCCGCGACTGCTACTGGCTTTATGTGGTCACCGACTGCCTGCCGCGTCGCGGGACGCGGCGCAGGTAG